The Takifugu flavidus isolate HTHZ2018 chromosome 16, ASM371156v2, whole genome shotgun sequence genome contains the following window.
CACAGCTTCCTGTCAcaaccagaacctgcagcagaagtagctgcttctgcttctgggTCTCGGTCTCTCACCTTATTTTGAGGCTTCTCGGAGTCGTACTCTCCCTCCTGCATGGCAGTGGCCATCTTGTTCATGGTTGCTATGACGATACTGCAGGACTGACGCAGGCAATCGTAGGGGTTGGCGCCCTGGGATCCATAGATCTGAAACAGGTTTCTGCCAGTTGGTCAGATGTGCTTCCAATCCATCTTTCAGATGATTTTAAAGGGCCTCTGAGTTTAGAAGAGCACATGTGCAGTTTTCCTCTACCTGCTCTCCAGCCTTAAAAGCCACATCCTCCATTTTGCCAGCTGCCAGCCCCTCCTGTTCACCCAGAGGTGACATCATCTGAGCGCCGGCtgcccccacctcctgcaggacgGCCACCACCCAGGTGAGGTGTTTCCTGCACTCGGAGAGGGTGTCGGACACCTCCGGGGAAAACGAAGACAGGTGTCAAACATCTCCGCTTCACCAGACGGGACTTTAAAAAAGTGAGGAGTCTGGTTGCCATAGTTACCTGCTGTCCAAAGCTGAGTGCTGCTGGGATGCCTGGAGCATCAGTTCCGGGCATCCTCCTGCGGATCTTCTTGCAGAACTGTCGGATGTCGCTGCAGGACGTCTCCAGGTCTTTCAGCAGCACGGCGAGGTCGGCCTTCTCCTGACCCACGTGCAGGAAGGCCCGGAGCCGCCCCACCTCCACCGCCATGCAGTCCAGGGCACTCTGGGTAAACTGCACGCAGAAAGAGCAGGCGGTGACCACGGGCGCCCCCGggagcgagcggcggcggctgaTCACTCACTCTGATGTGATCGGCCAGCTGCACGGTGCAGTCCTCAGGCTGCTCTGCCAGGTGGATGCTGTAGAGGtgctgagggagggaggaggggcagaCGGAGTAAAACAGCCCACAAACGGCACCGGCGCTGGTCAACACTAACCTGATAGTATTTAATAGCCTTGGTCAGCGGCTCCACGTTGACGGTCTCGTCCAGCTGGTCTTTGTGCAGCAGGTCGATGAGGAAATCCAGGGAACGCTCGTGGACGCTCATCTCGGGATACAGAGCGCCGATCTTCTTGTAGACCTCCACGCTGCACTGGGTCAGAGCCCTCAACAGAAGCAAGTACTGTAAAAAGGACCGTTCACGTGCACCCAAATCAACCTGGCGTGACTTCGGCTGGGACGTACTGCTGGTATCTGTGGAGCGTGGCCTGCAGCAGACTCAGAGAGTAGACCAAACCCCCGGCGAAGCTCAGCTGCTCGCCAGCAGCTCCCCGCAGCCCCGCCCGCTCCACACAGTTCTCATGCAGGTCAAACTTCTCCTGAGCCTGTTTGCCGATCAGCTCGGCCTGCGGACGCATCGGGACACGTCAgatcctgcagcttctgcttccGCCGCGGTTAAACAAAGAGCTACCTTGCAAATGAgtctggggatgagcagcagcaccaggatgCAGTCGTGATCGCCGCCGTGGCGAAGGAAGGACTCCGGCATGAAGGAGGTCAGAAGGGACACGTGCCTGTTGGCCTGACCCACCTCCATCTTCCTCAGCTCCATCTCGATGGCCTGGGGAGAGCGAAACAAGGTTAcgcccgaccctaaccctaacccgaggCGTTCCTCCACCTGACCTTGGCGTAGGCCTTCGTCTCGGCGAACTTGATCTTGAAATCAAACATCTCCgctggcggctgctgctgcagctctgcggACGCTTCCTGCTGACTGGTCAGCTCTCTGTTCACCTCCTGCAGCGGGAACCAAGAGGCTGAGACACGGAGGCGTGCTGCCGTCTCGGCCGCCGCCGTCTTCACGCCGTACCTGCAGGTGAGCCGTGAGCTCGCGGTATTTCTTGATGGTCTGCTGGTAATCGGCCACGGTCTCCTGCGACGCCTCCACCCGTTTCTCCGCCTCTCGGACTCTGGCAGCGCCCAGATCCAACATCTCCCTCAGCTCCAGTTCCGTCTCTCTGgcgttctcctgcagctcatcGTTCATCTCGTTTATCGCTTCCTGAGAGATGGAGATCCTGTCACGGCTCGCGACTCCATTTCCCACCAAACCatccaaaaaaaatcacacaccAGGTCGGTGACCGTCTCCCTCAGCTCCCGGActttctcctccaggtccaggttCCTCTCTGTCAGCATCTCCACCATCTCCTCTGCCCCCAAGGCTGCGTCCACCTACAGCAGAGGCGCTGGTCAGTGACCGAGGTCTccgcctgctcctgctcctcccgccCGCTGGAACACTCACCTGCTCTTTCAGTTCGTCGATGGTCTTTTCTGCAGCCGCCATCTCTTCCTGCAGTTTCTCCTTCTGGCTCCTCTGAGTGTCCAGCTCcatgttcttcttctccatctgcttctgcagcttcaCGTGTTCCTGCTTCTCTGACGCCGACAGATCACGCATCCTGGCACAGGCGAGGGAGGCACGTTCAGGAGGAGCAAACTAAGGATCACAGGCACATCCGTGCTCGTTCCAGCCCACCTGACCAGCGCTTCCTTCAGTCTGgcgttctgctcctccagctgcttcaccTGGTAACTGGAGGCAGCACCATCTGAACCTGAGGAACCCCAGAAAGAGCCGCTGAGACTCGGAGGAATACCAGCTCACCATCATGCCGGTGGGCCTGGAAGTGTCCAAATAAGGTCTCAGCTTGGTTCTACCTTTCTCCTCGATCTCGTGCTTGAGGATCTCCAGGTCCATGGTGAGCTCGTCCACTCTCTCCTTGAGGGAGTCgacctccagctgcagagacTCGGCCCGCTCCTCAGCCATCTCCTTGTCTAGCGTGGCCATTTCTATTGCGTCTGCTGTGTCTGACATCTCCTCCATGTAACGTTCCTTCGCCTCCATGGCCTCCTTGGCCTCCTACTCACAAGAAACAAGCCACATTCATTTTAAAGGCACCATTATTACATTTCCCGTGACTTCCCGCCTGTTGCTCCTCACCCTCTTGGCCTCTTTCAGATGTTTCTGAagctctgcctgctgctcctgcatctTGGTCTtccactcctgcagctgctccagctggatcttgtgcttctccagctccttcagttTGGCCTTGTCCTCTGTCCGCTTCATCTTCAGcgtctccagcttctcctccaggtccttcACCTGTCCGCggagggcctcctcctcctgagcaggTGGGAGGAGAACTTTCATGACGGTTCTTCCTCAGTAAGAACTGAACGCCTGAAGCGGCTCAGGCAGAACCTTCCAAACCAGAAGTTTGCTGTTAATCCACATCAACACACAAGCGTCGCCATGGTGAGGACACCGAGTCAAGCCAACTACAGCTCACACCAGTTAACAGAAGGACCCACAAAGCATCAACTGCacctgtgttgccatggtgacgtcCTCCTAATGAGACAGAAAAGGGCAGCTAATGAGTG
Protein-coding sequences here:
- the dctn1b gene encoding dynactin subunit 1 isoform X26; protein product: MMSQSRRNVHPRTGSSRMSSDGGGRPVKVGSPVEVIGKGQRGAVAFIGNTLFASGKWVGVILDEAKGKNDGTVQGKRYFTCEENHGIFVRQSQIQLVDDGADTTSPETPEPGAGKALKREILESSKTTKLQPGRPAASGGKGAASGSASASAGEMSSSEPSTPAQTPLAAPVIPTLHSPGNPPPPPPSKEDVTMATQEEEALRGQVKDLEEKLETLKMKRTEDKAKLKELEKHKIQLEQLQEWKTKMQEQQAELQKHLKEAKREAKEAMEAKERYMEEMSDTADAIEMATLDKEMAEERAESLQLEVDSLKERVDELTMDLEILKHEIEEKGSDGAASSYQVKQLEEQNARLKEALVRMRDLSASEKQEHVKLQKQMEKKNMELDTQRSQKEKLQEEMAAAEKTIDELKEQVDAALGAEEMVEMLTERNLDLEEKVRELRETVTDLEAINEMNDELQENARETELELREMLDLGAARVREAEKRVEASQETVADYQQTIKKYRELTAHLQEVNRELTSQQEASAELQQQPPAEMFDFKIKFAETKAYAKAIEMELRKMEVGQANRHVSLLTSFMPESFLRHGGDHDCILVLLLIPRLICKAELIGKQAQEKFDLHENCVERAGLRGAAGEQLSFAGGLVYSLSLLQATLHRYQQALTQCSVEVYKKIGALYPEMSVHERSLDFLIDLLHKDQLDETVNVEPLTKAIKYYQHLYSIHLAEQPEDCTVQLADHIRFTQSALDCMAVEVGRLRAFLHVGQEKADLAVLLKDLETSCSDIRQFCKKIRRRMPGTDAPGIPAALSFGQQVSDTLSECRKHLTWVVAVLQEVGAAGAQMMSPLGEQEGLAAGKMEDVAFKAGEQIYGSQGANPYDCLRQSCSIVIATMNKMATAMQEGEYDSEKPQNKNPPPVEVRAAALRAEITDAEGLGLKLEDRETVIKELKKSLKIKGEELSEANVRLSLLEKKLDSSSKDADERVEKIQIQLDEAQTLLKKKERDFEETMDALQADIDQLESEKAELKQRVSSQAKMGLEGRGGAASGVASIVTGIAGEEQKATMMSGVGAGSGLQVVDSPLLTQQIEAQRLCIKHLKNENNRLKAEKMRAQLASLPPLHVPKLPSRQEGHPEVLSSALYRKADQLLETLLQMSANVKVVDVTGRSPVTPSAQLLEQTARLQSLSDTLARLKDEVAEHIVNQQRGARASSDFATFPSTLFVKAKEEKQADAVLVGRVMVPCPRGQEQVHRLVLPQRQLQRIHSLLRS
- the dctn1b gene encoding dynactin subunit 1 isoform X9 — translated: MMSQSRRNVHPRTGSSRMSSDGGGRPVKVGSPVEVIGKGQRGAVAFIGNTLFASGKWVGVILDEAKGKNDGTVQGKRYFTCEENHGIFVRQSQIQLVDDGADTTSPETPEPGAGKALKREILESSKTTKLRGMKPKKVAHVSLTTARRPKQPGRPAASGGKGAASGSASASAGEMSSSEPSTPAQTPLAAPVIPTLHSPGNPPPPPPSKEDVTMATQEEEALRGQVKDLEEKLETLKMKRTEDKAKLKELEKHKIQLEQLQEWKTKMQEQQAELQKHLKEAKREAKEAMEAKERYMEEMSDTADAIEMATLDKEMAEERAESLQLEVDSLKERVDELTMDLEILKHEIEEKGSDGAASSYQVKQLEEQNARLKEALVRMRDLSASEKQEHVKLQKQMEKKNMELDTQRSQKEKLQEEMAAAEKTIDELKEQVDAALGAEEMVEMLTERNLDLEEKVRELRETVTDLEAINEMNDELQENARETELELREMLDLGAARVREAEKRVEASQETVADYQQTIKKYRELTAHLQEVNRELTSQQEASAELQQQPPAEMFDFKIKFAETKAYAKAIEMELRKMEVGQANRHVSLLTSFMPESFLRHGGDHDCILVLLLIPRLICKAELIGKQAQEKFDLHENCVERAGLRGAAGEQLSFAGGLVYSLSLLQATLHRYQQALTQCSVEVYKKIGALYPEMSVHERSLDFLIDLLHKDQLDETVNVEPLTKAIKYYQHLYSIHLAEQPEDCTVQLADHIRFTQSALDCMAVEVGRLRAFLHVGQEKADLAVLLKDLETSCSDIRQFCKKIRRRMPGTDAPGIPAALSFGQQVSDTLSECRKHLTWVVAVLQEVGAAGAQMMSPLGEQEGLAAGKMEDVAFKAGEQIYGSQGANPYDCLRQSCSIVIATMNKMATAMQEGEYDSEKPQNKNPPPVEVRAAALRAEITDAEGLGLKLEDRETVIKELKKSLKIKGEELSEANVRLSLLEKKLDSSSKDADERVEKIQIQLDEAQTLLKKKERDFEETMDALQADIDQLESEKAELKQRVSSQAKMGLEGRGGAASGVASIVTGIAGEEQKATMMSGVGAGSGLQVVDSPLLTQQIEAQRLCIKHLKNENNRLKAEKMRAQLASLPPLHVPKLPSRQEGHPEVLSSALYRKADQLLETLLQMSANVKVVDVTGRSPVTPSAQLLEQTARLQSLSDTLARLKDEVAEHIVNQQRGARASSDFATFPSTLFVKAKEEKQADAVLVGRVMVPCPRGQEQVHRLVLPQRQLQRIHSLLRS
- the dctn1b gene encoding dynactin subunit 1 isoform X13, which encodes MMSQSRRNVHPRTGSSRMSSDGGGRPVKVGSPVEVIGKGQRGAVAFIGNTLFASGKWVGVILDEAKGKNDGTVQGKRYFTCEENHGIFVRQSQIQLVDDGADTTSPETPEPGAGKALKREILESSKTTKLRGMKPKKTPAPRKTTARRPKPGRPAASGGKGAASGSASASAGEMSSSEPSTPAQTPLAAPVIPTLHSPGNPPPPPPSKEDVTMATQEEEALRGQVKDLEEKLETLKMKRTEDKAKLKELEKHKIQLEQLQEWKTKMQEQQAELQKHLKEAKREAKEAMEAKERYMEEMSDTADAIEMATLDKEMAEERAESLQLEVDSLKERVDELTMDLEILKHEIEEKGSDGAASSYQVKQLEEQNARLKEALVRMRDLSASEKQEHVKLQKQMEKKNMELDTQRSQKEKLQEEMAAAEKTIDELKEQVDAALGAEEMVEMLTERNLDLEEKVRELRETVTDLEAINEMNDELQENARETELELREMLDLGAARVREAEKRVEASQETVADYQQTIKKYRELTAHLQEVNRELTSQQEASAELQQQPPAEMFDFKIKFAETKAYAKAIEMELRKMEVGQANRHVSLLTSFMPESFLRHGGDHDCILVLLLIPRLICKAELIGKQAQEKFDLHENCVERAGLRGAAGEQLSFAGGLVYSLSLLQATLHRYQQALTQCSVEVYKKIGALYPEMSVHERSLDFLIDLLHKDQLDETVNVEPLTKAIKYYQHLYSIHLAEQPEDCTVQLADHIRFTQSALDCMAVEVGRLRAFLHVGQEKADLAVLLKDLETSCSDIRQFCKKIRRRMPGTDAPGIPAALSFGQQVSDTLSECRKHLTWVVAVLQEVGAAGAQMMSPLGEQEGLAAGKMEDVAFKAGEQIYGSQGANPYDCLRQSCSIVIATMNKMATAMQEGEYDSEKPQNKNPPPVEVRAAALRAEITDAEGLGLKLEDRETVIKELKKSLKIKGEELSEANVRLSLLEKKLDSSSKDADERVEKIQIQLDEAQTLLKKKERDFEETMDALQADIDQLESEKAELKQRVSSQAKMGLEGRGGAASGVASIVTGIAGEEQKATMMSGVGAGSGLQVVDSPLLTQQIEAQRLCIKHLKNENNRLKAEKMRAQLASLPPLHVPKLPSRQEGHPEVLSSALYRKADQLLETLLQMSANVKVVDVTGRSPVTPSAQLLEQTARLQSLSDTLARLKDEVAEHIVNQQRGARASSDFATFPSTLFVKAKEEKQADAVLVGRVMVPCPRGQEQVHRLVLPQRQLQRIHSLLRS
- the dctn1b gene encoding dynactin subunit 1 isoform X14; the encoded protein is MMSQSRRNVHPRTGSSRMSSDGGGRPVKVGSPVEVIGKGQRGAVAFIGNTLFASGKWVGVILDEAKGKNDGTVQGKRYFTCEENHGIFVRQSQIQLVDDGADTTSPETPEPGAGKALKREILESSKTTKLRGMKPKKVAHVSLTTARRPKPGRPAASGGKGAASGSASASAGEMSSSEPSTPAQTPLAAPVIPTLHSPGNPPPPPPSKEDVTMATQEEEALRGQVKDLEEKLETLKMKRTEDKAKLKELEKHKIQLEQLQEWKTKMQEQQAELQKHLKEAKREAKEAMEAKERYMEEMSDTADAIEMATLDKEMAEERAESLQLEVDSLKERVDELTMDLEILKHEIEEKGSDGAASSYQVKQLEEQNARLKEALVRMRDLSASEKQEHVKLQKQMEKKNMELDTQRSQKEKLQEEMAAAEKTIDELKEQVDAALGAEEMVEMLTERNLDLEEKVRELRETVTDLEAINEMNDELQENARETELELREMLDLGAARVREAEKRVEASQETVADYQQTIKKYRELTAHLQEVNRELTSQQEASAELQQQPPAEMFDFKIKFAETKAYAKAIEMELRKMEVGQANRHVSLLTSFMPESFLRHGGDHDCILVLLLIPRLICKAELIGKQAQEKFDLHENCVERAGLRGAAGEQLSFAGGLVYSLSLLQATLHRYQQALTQCSVEVYKKIGALYPEMSVHERSLDFLIDLLHKDQLDETVNVEPLTKAIKYYQHLYSIHLAEQPEDCTVQLADHIRFTQSALDCMAVEVGRLRAFLHVGQEKADLAVLLKDLETSCSDIRQFCKKIRRRMPGTDAPGIPAALSFGQQVSDTLSECRKHLTWVVAVLQEVGAAGAQMMSPLGEQEGLAAGKMEDVAFKAGEQIYGSQGANPYDCLRQSCSIVIATMNKMATAMQEGEYDSEKPQNKNPPPVEVRAAALRAEITDAEGLGLKLEDRETVIKELKKSLKIKGEELSEANVRLSLLEKKLDSSSKDADERVEKIQIQLDEAQTLLKKKERDFEETMDALQADIDQLESEKAELKQRVSSQAKMGLEGRGGAASGVASIVTGIAGEEQKATMMSGVGAGSGLQVVDSPLLTQQIEAQRLCIKHLKNENNRLKAEKMRAQLASLPPLHVPKLPSRQEGHPEVLSSALYRKADQLLETLLQMSANVKVVDVTGRSPVTPSAQLLEQTARLQSLSDTLARLKDEVAEHIVNQQRGARASSDFATFPSTLFVKAKEEKQADAVLVGRVMVPCPRGQEQVHRLVLPQRQLQRIHSLLRS